One window from the genome of Cyprinus carpio isolate SPL01 chromosome B1, ASM1834038v1, whole genome shotgun sequence encodes:
- the si:ch73-109d9.3 gene encoding LOW QUALITY PROTEIN: myeloid zinc finger 1 (The sequence of the model RefSeq protein was modified relative to this genomic sequence to represent the inferred CDS: inserted 2 bases in 2 codons): protein MTDTLVLSFQTRLSAVMETVLKTTMYEITRLVEESFLEQMDRGRREAEVXKRRLIVSEAKLRERERFKRVRCVDCGRTAVSRRRILHRGPEAQSSLDHPLVVKQENASDNSWRCSPKGAXSHEKPSAAPETKQNVDQVCEPKPGGEVKEEAAEARNPQARLVIHPHIHKQKDPPASVEETNGLRNTESDHKPGGRSCTERPLDEDEVRHRNLQKWFDPKTDPLAWSAVSQPEPARTSVSSESPGLRPQVGSMDSGPVKEEVVVMLPPDWEDMERIRPHSAWRSSHHWPQRQERVSYPVPPVKVQSLAPQTVQHLRSPVRKNTKIDLHPSSVVTDHGAVEVDRVQSIYKALPAPKPSNVCQYPEGATTGERSFSTIHPGRSLPQMVSVRVQGDTRHHSAKTMHNCSQCGKGFSHLCHLRAHQQIHTGERQFCCTICGRSFTKLSNLKAHRRVHTGERPYICTACGKRFTQKCNLKRHQRIHSEFTHSNV, encoded by the exons ATGACGGACACGCTGGTCCTCTCCTTCCAGACTCGGCTGTCCGCGGTCATGGAAACTGTCCTGAAGACCACCATGTACGAGATCACCCGGCTAGTGGAGGAGAGCTTCCTGGAGCAGATGGATCGAGGCCGGCGAGAGGCGGAGG TTAAACGGAGGCTGATAGTGTCGGAGGCCAAACTGAGAGAACGGGAGAGGTTTAAGAGGGTGAGGTGTGTGGACTGTGGTCGGACAGCGGTGTCCAGGAGGAGGATACTACACCGAGGCCCCGAAGCTCAGAGCA GTTTGGACCACCCACTTGTTGTAAAGCAGGAAAATGCCTCTGACAATAGCTGGAGGTGCAGTCCCAAGGGAG CAAGTCATGAAAAGCCTTCAGCAGCTCcagaaactaaacaaaat GTTGATCAAGTGTGTGAACCTAAACCTGGAGGAGAAGTGAAAGAGGAAGCAGCAGAGGCTAGAAACCCGCAAGCTCGTCTAGTGATACATCctcatatacacaaacaaaaagatCCTCCGGCCAGTGTTGAAGAGACCAATGGACTCCGCAATACAGAGTCTGACCACAAACCGGGTGGCAGATCTTGCACTGAAAGACCTTTGGATGAGGATGAGGTCAGACACAGAAACCTCCAAAAATGGTTTGACCCTAAAACAGACCCTTTAGCATGGTCAGCGGTTTCACAGCCAGAACCAGCCAGGACCTCAGTATCTTCAGAGTCTCCGGGTTTGAGACCGCAAGTGGGCAGCATGGACTCAGGGCCTGTTAAAGAGGAAGTTGTAGTGATGCTTCCACCAGACTGGGAAGATATGGAAAGGATCAGGCCTCA TTCAGCCTGGAGATCCTCTCACCACTGGCCTCAAAGACAGGAGCGAGTTTCCTATCCTGTGCCTCCCGTCAAGGTTCAGAGCCTTGCACCACAAACTGTGCAGCATCTCAGATCACCCGTtaggaaaaacacaaaaattgaTCTACATCCCAGTTCGGTTGTGACGGATCACGGCGCTGTTGAAGTGGACCGGGTGCAATCCATCTATAAAGCCCTTCCTGCTCCAAAACCCTCTAATGTCTGTCAGTATCCTGAAGGAGCCACTACAGGTGAAAGAAGTTTCAGTACCATACACCCAGGAAGAAGTCTGCCGCAGATGGTCAGTGTGAGGGTTCAAGGGGACACACGGCACCATTCGGCAAAGACAATGCACAATTGCAGCCAGTGTGGAAAAGGCTTCTCTCATCTGTGCCACCTCAGAGCTCACCAGCAGATTCACACAGGTGAGAGGCAGTTCTGCTGTACCATCTGTGGACGCAGTTTCACCAAACTGAGTAACCTGAAAGCACACCGCAGGGTTCACACTGGCGAGAGACCTTACATCTGCACGGCCTGCGGGAAAAGGTTTACCCAGAAATGCAACTTGAAGAGGCATCAGAGAATTCACTCTGAGTTCACTCACTCTAATGTATGA
- the si:ch73-109d9.2 gene encoding zinc finger protein 514: MTRPEEGVIHSFQTQLSGVMETVFKAAIFEVTRLVEDSFVQEVSRSREQVETLKKRLQWSETRRKNQETSVRSLRCAECDKARVFNEEKEEMSPQSENERSLKQEKVPDGDWGSCELESDTLLGKERLEVQTSTSITAESASTEVRKLDCVVKEETLYDTAANKELQDGWTLDTEGAETSDFSAHSYSEQELQQIQDEWSSGLDQTTDNEAYADIADVQCLTYRTRYDTEELASYSVHELDMGDLDGLRERTEDMLGNSVSDQNDLNQEGGRRHSSSIKTKRGNRVSLPVHVSPETEDVDRDMHCLLINADGHLQDINSFTEIRSGVAGGTGHRGHSLYAGDTASGAVYKGHALNHSLKPNVGQALGDSRDSAKAFPVSHRVGSGAAYTCNQCGKKFTLACNLKVHQRVHQREGLHLCSHCGKGYSSFSDLGRHQCSQTGDKPYTCTLCGNKFSRLWNLKLHQRIHTQEKPHKCTLCTKSFTRADILKVHQRTHTGERPYCCGICGLSFKRQDHLRSHQRKHSADQDNP, from the exons tcatacaCTCGTTTCAGACACAGCTGTCTGGGGTCATGGAGACCGTTTTTAAAGCTGCCATATTTGAGGTCACCCGTCTCGTGGAGGACAGTTTCGTGCAGGAGGTGTCCCGCAGTCGAGAGCAGGTAGAGACTCTGAAGAAGAGACTCCAGTGGAGCGAGACCAGACGGAAAAATCAAGAGACGAGTGTGAGGAGTCTGAGGTGTGCAGAGTGTGACAAAGCCCGTGTGTTTAACgaggaaaaagaagaaatgtcaccacaatcaG AAAATGAGCGCAGCCTCAAACAGGAGAAAGTTCCGGATGGGGACTGGGGAAGCTGTGAGTTGGAGTCTGACACACTTTTGGGAAAAGAGAGATTAGAAGTCCAAACCAGCACCAGTATTACAGCAGAG TCTGCAAGCACAGAGGTCAGGAAACTGGACTGTGTAGTAAAAGAGGAGACCCTTTATGACACTGCCGCTAATAAAGAGCTTCAGGATGGGTGGACGTTGGATACTGAag GAGCTGAGACGTCAGATTTCTCAGCTCACAGTTACAGTGAGCAGGAGCTGCAGCAGATTCAGGATGAGTGGAGCTCTGGACTTGATCAGACCACTGACAATGAAGCTTATGCAGATATTGCAGACGTCCAGTGCCTGACGTACCGAACACGTTATGACACAGAAGAGCTAGCAAGCTACAGTGTGCATGAACTGGACATGGGAGACCTGGACGGTCTCAGAGAAAGAACTGAAGACATGTTGGGTAATTCAGTATCTGATCAAAACGACCTGAACCAAGAAGGTGGGAGACGTCACAGCTCTTCCATTAAGACTAAGAGAGGAAACCGAGTATCTTTACCTGTGCATGTCAGCCCAGAGACAGAAGACGTTGATAGAGACATGCACTGTTTACTTATTAATGCAGATGGCCACTTGCAAGACATAAATTCCTTCACAGAAATTCGAAGTGGGGTGGCAGGAGGTACTGGACATAGAGGACACTCACTGTATGCTGGGGACACAGCTAGTGGTGCAGTTTATAAGGGACATGCATTGAATCACTCTCTGAAACCTAATGTTGGACAAGCATTAGGAGACAGCAGGGATTCTGCAAAAGCCTTCCCAGTTTCCCACCGAGTCGGTTCAGGTGCTGCTTACACATGTAACCAGTGCGGTAAGAAGTTCACTCTGGCCTGCAACCTTAAAGTGCACCAACGTGTCCACCAGCGGGAAGGTCTCCACCTGTGCAGCCACTGTGGGAAAGGGTACTCGTCCTTCAGTGACCTGGGAAGGCACCAATGCAGTCAGACTGGAGACAAGCCCTACACCTGCACGCTGTGTGGGAACAAATTCAGCCGACTGTGGAACCTCAAGCTGCATCAGCGTATTCACACACAGGAGAAACCACACAAGTGCACTTTGTGCACTAAGAGCTTTACCCGGGCCGACATCTTGAAAGTCCATCAACGTACCCATACAGGAGAAAGACCGTACTGCTGTGGCATCTGTGGACTGAGCTTCAAGCGACAGGATCATCTCAGGTCACATCAGCGCAAACATAGTGCTGACCAGGACAATCCATAA
- the LOC122135780 gene encoding uncharacterized protein LOC122135780 gives MATKHKLDSKDPHYKEGRRMALELKHEHILAEAKRAADERKRVRDPPHTSKRDSVGCGKPRGRRGGRRHASATATYPTFECSLSSSVEVPFTATSTKLNPQEEFAIPPTTCIIKGEDGYCTHEQACILPTVKMPDCSCGGTNFTVLPGKPVILITINGRFDLHQPLYECQTCQQQWTPDFKDLLRSGYWPASVTNSTLYTLDLLSSLQELKIIAPGFSRQAFAKLLEHRTKCGGRL, from the exons ATGGCCACCAAGCATAAACTTGATTCAAAGGATCCCCACTACAAAGAGGGGAGACGCATGGCTCTGGAGCTGAAACATGAACACATTTTAGCTGAAGCCAAG AGAGCAGCTGATGAGAGAAAACGTGTACGAGACCCTCCACACACCTCTAAAAGGGACTCTGTAGGATGTGGTAAGCCGAGGGGAAGGCGAGGAGGACGACGCCATGCCTCCGCTACAG CCACATATCCCACGTTTGAGTGCTCCCTGTCATCCAGTGTTGAGGTTCCTTTTACTGCAACCTCAACAAAACTAAATCCTCAAGAGGAATTTG CCATTCCTCCAACCACATGCATCATCAAAGGGGAAGATGGATATTGCACCCATGAGCAAG CTTGCATTTTGCCAACTGTGAAGATGCCAGACTGCTCCTGTGGAGGCACAAACTTCACTGTGTTACCAGGCAAACCAGTGATTTTAATTACCATCAAtg GGCGTTTTGACTTGCATCAGCCACTGTATGAATGTCAAACATGCCAGCAGCAATGGACCCCTGACTTTAAAGACCTCCTAAGAAGTGGATATTGGCCAGCCTCCGTCACCAATTCCACACTTTATACACTGGACCTCTTGAGCTCCCTTCAGGAACTCAAGATCATAGCTCCAGGATTCTCCAGACAAGCCTTCGCAAAGCTGCTGGAGCATCGCACTAAGTGTGGAGGAAGA cTCTGA
- the LOC122134118 gene encoding uncharacterized protein LOC122134118 encodes MEKNDVHRQNAKEIVTPNSNAQIHQDFLQRILGNSVIHSESTSDFKPTVSNSDKSNKNFTLDKEMDSNHSRLLQSPSAQDAHKDLPSTSPNSRVKTETELDLLPVKEEEEMVPVWDSVNRDDGCHAEMADPSQGELRGPCDQEEIQMGQRVAEHFSTEQGNLQPINKQRTFSVVAREVLTQFQVWQRACYSRNIEWGPIIAKIISALPQFYGREAEVIVRCTKMLHNRRDYLRRRAKETAVERSLLPMGQRYLVQLQRSDVQNVKL; translated from the exons atggAGAAGAATGATGTACACAGACAGAATGCAAAAGAGATTGTCACACCTAACTCCAACGCACAGATTCATCAGGATTTTCTACAGAGGATTCTGGGCAATTCAGTCATTCACAGTGAGTCCACTAGTGACTTCAAACCCACAGTGAGCAATTCAGACAAATCCAACAAAAACTTTACTCTCGATAAGGAAATGGACTCAAACCACTCAAGACTTTTACAAAGTCCTTCGGCTCAGGATGCGCACAAGGACTTGCCGTCGACTTCGCCAAACAGCAGAGTAAAAACCGAAACGGAGCTGGATCTTCTACCTGTCAAGGAGGAGGAAGAGATGGTTCCGGTGTGGGACAGCGTCAACAGAGATGACGGATGCCATGCAGAAATGGCTGATCCGAGTCAGGGAGAGCTCAGAGGACCTTGTGATCAGGAGGAGATACAG ATGGGCCAAAGGGTTGCAGAGCACTTTTCCACGGAACAAGGAAATTTACAGCCCATAAACAAGCAGAGGACGTTCAGT GTTGTGGCCAGGGAGGTCCTGACCCAGTTTCAGGTGTGGCAGAGGGCCTGCTATAGCAGGAACATCGAGTGGGGTCCGATTATAGCGAAG ATCATTTCTGCATTGCCGCAGTTTTATGGACGGGAGGCAGAGGTGATCGTACGATGCACTAAGATGCTACACAACCGCAGGGATTACCTTCGAAGGAGAGCAAAG GAAACTGCtgtggaaagaagtctcttacctATGGGCCAGCGATATCTTGTACAGCTTCAAAGAAGTGATGTTCAGAATGtaaagttgtga
- the zgc:66472 gene encoding LOW QUALITY PROTEIN: uncharacterized protein zgc:66472 (The sequence of the model RefSeq protein was modified relative to this genomic sequence to represent the inferred CDS: inserted 2 bases in 2 codons; deleted 7 bases in 5 codons), producing MEVEDALSAKFRVLIQGLMVTTTSEIVKIFSKVLLETRMEITQSWREIDLLKQQLEECEQQKTEAIIRAQRSEFKEKMKRGLKKEQRMSQKPEVTQSGTPAKTISQTTSKIIENGPSTSVDILTKTPKSEVMKKRNXIKTPKYANDVSVARGLRDRQQLSMQRHCLCCSSDECDLQSSPSRALHQVPSVYICRKCERRFKTDLQFKSHNCPMPKNCNRCGQLFTTLQGITAHSQEVQPQFSCSXCEQRFATQCAFPCIKRIHTNFIVPKDIKAKRFEVRLQRISDSQLEAALSSKSSLLNNNSSKQDILSELHNMATADTSPGSASKHSAVNVPETSETQLSSQSAVAESLDSRPGTLSESSVGQSSVRKVYAVMSTASCQIQISEDANGSEAPAVNETEKVTDDGKHASSSDESGLRSPPRKRKMSDCSHDAYNGVFPVENILRRRNNKGRNEVRVKWMPCTLCGAKFQNTWEPAESFPGYLDDKNEEPKKT from the exons ATGGAAGTGGAGGATGCCTTATCGGCTAAGTTCAGGGTCCTAATTCAAGGGCTCATGGTGACAACGACCTCAGAGATAGTCAAAATATTCAGCAAAGTGCTGCTGGAGACCAGAATGGAGATCACCCAGAGCTGGAGGGAGATCGACTTGTTGAAGCAGCAGTTGGAGGAATGTGAGCAGCAAAAGACAGAAGCCATCATTAGGGCCCAGAGGAGCGAATTCAAAGAGAAGATGAAGAG GGGCTTAAAAAAAGAGCAGAGAATGTCTCAGAAACCAGAGGTGACACAGTCAGGCACACCAG CAAAGACCATATCACAGACCACATCTAAAATCATTGAAAATGGACCATCTACAAGTGTGGACATATTAACAAAAACCCCAAAATCAGAGGTGATGAAAAAAAGGA TAATCAAAACGCCAAAGTACGCTAATGATGTAAGTGTTGCTCGTGGTCTTCGAGACCGACAGCAGCTCAGCATGCAGAGGCACTGTCTGTGTTGTTCATCGGATGAATGCGACCTCCAGTCTAGCCCCTCCAGAGCCCTGCACCAGGTCCCTAGTGTGTATATCTGTCGTAAATGTGAGAGGAGGTTTAAAACGGACCTCCAG TTCAAGAGTCACAATTGCCCAATGCCTAAGAATTGCAACAGGTGTGGGCAGCTGTTCACTACTCTTCAGGGGATCACCGCACACAGTCAGGAAGTTCAACCTCAGTTCAGCTGCA CGTGTGAGCAAAGGTTTGCCACTCAGTGTGCTTTT CCATGCATAAAACGGATCCACACAAACTTTATTGTTCCCAAGGATATTAAGGCTAAAAGGTTCGAGGTTCGTCTCCAAAGAATCTCAGACTCCCAGCTGGAGGCTGCTTTGTCCTCC AAAAGTTCTCTCTTGAATAATAACTCTTCAAAACAGGATATTTTGAGCGAACTGCATAATATGGCTACAGCAGATACAAGTCCTGGATCTGCAAGCAAACACAGTGCAGTGAACGTACCTGAGACCAGCGAGACACAACTATCATCCCAAAGTGCAGTAGCAGAAAGCCTGGACTCAAGGCCAGGAACCCTTTCGGAGTCCAGTGTTGGACAGTCAAGTGTCAGGAAGGTCTATGCTGTCATGTCCACCGCCTCATGCCAAATTCAGATTAGTGAGGATGCAAATGGATCAGAGGCACCCGCTGTGAATGAAACTGAAAAAGTAACCGATGACGGAAAACATGCCAGTTCAAGTGATGAGTCAGGACTCCGTTCTCCTCCAAGAAAGCGGAAGATGTCag ACTGTTCTCATGATGCATACAATGGCGTGTTTCCTGTTGAAAATATTCTGAGA AGAAGAAACAATAAG gGAAGAAATGAAGTTCGGGTCAAGTGGATGCCTTGCACATTGTG tggtgcaAAGTTTCAGAACACGTGGGAA CCAGCAGAAAGCTTTCCAGGCTATTTGGATGACAAGAACGAAGAGCCGAAGAAAACgtag